A genomic window from Bacillus rossius redtenbacheri isolate Brsri chromosome 7, Brsri_v3, whole genome shotgun sequence includes:
- the LOC134534317 gene encoding mRNA decay activator protein ZFP36L1, whose amino-acid sequence MSTAVMSPSSVYDFGDMLYKNHGSSGRSAAASHPKVLRWGADSSPRAVGSPLPHQTLSRRSSTPATVGSGGDMSIASLVSSVSSLLLDNIREQSELQAQSGGQHRKLDRSQSEPARGANINTSRYKTELCRPYEESGSCKYGDKCQFAHGMHELRNLVRHPKYKTELCRTFHTIGFCPYGPRCHFIHNAEEARGRGAASPPPARPQPLSICSSHFGGLLSGESTSPGSSSLSQSPTTSVGSFFSSDPDVVALLSAAGSPPPSAASVNNAFSFARDFASPLVQLGAGLSPPPSPAASLCSSRQSPTPQGLDSRLPVFNRLSSTMA is encoded by the coding sequence AACCACGGCAGCAGCGGGCGCAGTGCAGCCGCCAGCCACCCCAAGGTGCTGCGCTGGGGCGCCGACTCCAGCCCGCGCGCTGTAGGCTCCCCGCTGCCCCACCAGACCCTGTCTCGCCGCAGCTCCACGCCGGCCACGGTCGGCTCGGGAGGCGACATGTCCATCGCGTCCCTCGTCAGCTCGGTCAGCTCGCTGCTGCTGGACAACATCCGCGAGCAGAGCGAGCTGCAGGCGCAGTCTGGCGGCCAGCACAGGAAGCTGGACCGCAGCCAGAGCGAGCCCGCCAGGGGCGCCAACATCAACACCAGCCGCTACAAGACGGAGCTGTGCCGCCCCTACGAGGAGAGCGGCTCCTGCAAGTACGGCGACAAGTGCCAGTTCGCGCACGGCATGCACGAGCTCAGGAACCTGGTGCGTCACCCCAAGTACAAGACGGAGCTGTGCCGCACCTTCCACACCATCGGCTTCTGCCCCTACGGCCCGCGCTGCCACTTCATCCACAACGCCGAGGAGGCGCGCGGCCGAGGGGCGGCCTCTCCGCCCCCGGCCCGCCCCCAGCCGCTCAGCATCTGCTCGTCGCACTTCGGCGGGCTGCTGTCCGGCGAGTCGACCTCCCCCGGGTCCTCCAGCCTCAGCCAGAGCCCCACCACGTCCGTGGGCTCCTTCTTCTCGTCGGACCCCGACGTGGTGGCGCTGCTGTCCGCCGCCGGCTCGCCGCCgccctccgccgcctccgtcaaCAACGCCTTCTCGTTCGCGCGCGACTTCGCCAGTCCGCTGGTGCAGCTGGGGGCGGGGCTGTCTCCGCCGCCGTCGCCCGCCGCCTCCCTGTGCAGCTCGCGGCAGTCTCCCACGCCCCAGGGGCTGGACTCGCGGCTGCCCGTGTTCAACAGGCTCAGCAGCACCATGGCCTAG